One Thioclava sp. ES.031 genomic window, CCGGATCATCGACCCGGCCTTCGAGGGCGGAAAACTGCGCGAGACCTTCCCGGCGATGTGGGCCGCGGGCGAGGCTTGCGTCGAGCGAATGAAGGTGAAGACCGACGCCGAACCGATTGATATTGAAACGGAAACCTCTCACGTTGCCGCCGATATCATCTTCCGAACCCTGTTCTCGATCCCGATCGAGGATGCGACCGCCAGCGCCGTGTTCGCCGCCTTCAAGCGCCATCAGCGCGCCTCTCCGGTGGTCAATCTCGGTGCGCTGCTGCCGCTGCCGCGCTGGTTTCCGCGCTTTCATTCCCGCGAGACGAAGCGCACCGCTGCCCATATCCGCGCGCTGATCGAGCGACTGACGACGGAGCGCGCCGCCCGGATCGCCGCCGGCACCGCGCCCGACGATCTGGCGACCAAGATCATGACCACCGCCGATCCCGAAACTGGCGAGACCTTCGACACCGCCGAGATGGTCGATCAGGTCGCGATCTTCTTTCTTGCGGGCCACGAGACCTCCGCCTCGGCGCTGGCATGGGCGCTCTATCTGCTGGCGACGCATCCCGAATGGCAGGTTCGGCTGGCCGAAGAGGCCGAGAGCGCGCTGGAAGAAAGCCAAGACTTTTCCGTGCTTTCCAAGCTGAAGTTGAACCGCGCGACCTTCCGCGAGGCGATGCGGCTTTACCCGCCCGTGCCGATGTTCGTGCGCGAGACGACCTGCCCGGAAACCTTCCGCAAGCGCGCGGTCAAACCGGGCAGTCAGGTGGTGATCTCACCGTGGCACCTGCATCGCCACGAGCGGCTCTGGGACAATCCCGACGGCTTCGACCCGAGCCGCTGGGAGACCGAGAACGGCAAGGCCTGCCAGCGGCGCGCCTATATCCCTTTCTCCTCCGGCGCGCGGGTCTGCCCCGGCGCAGGCTTCGCGATGGCGGAAGGGCCGCTTGTGCTGGCAATGCTGCTACGGGCGTTTCGGTTCGAGGCTGTCGAGCGCCGCGAACCGGTCCCCGTCGCGCATCTGACGGTGCGCGGCAAGGACGGGATTTACCTCAGGATTTGTAAGCGTTGAGGGGGCTCCGCCCCCGCTGGCCCTGCCAGCCCCCGGGATATTTCGGCCAAGCCGAAGAGATCAATCGCGCACGACCAGATCGGCGGCGCGGCTCTCGCGCGTGATGGTGCGGCCATTGGGCAGGTCGTTTTCCTCGACGCGGCGGCGCGTCTCGGCCAGATCGCAGCCCTGATCGCGCCAGCGTTGGGTCAGCCGCTCGCGCAGCACCTCTTCGGGCAAATCGATGCGGATCGTGAGATCGAAGAGCGGGTAGAGATCGCTCCAACCGGGCCGCGTCAGCAGCAGGTAATTGCCTTCGACGATCAGATATTTCGCCGATCCCGGCACGCTTGCGCCGCCCGGAACGGTGGCGTCCAGATCGCGGTCGAAGGTCGGCACGGGCTCGTCCTGACGGCTCGATTTCAGCCGCGCAAGAAGCTGCGAAAATCCTTCAGTATCAAAGGTTTCGGGCGCGCCCTTCACGTTACGCAAGCCGCGCGCGTCGAGCCAGTCATTGTCGCGGTGAAAGCCGTCCATCGCGACGATGGCCGATTGCTCCCCGAGCGCCTCGGCCAGTTCATGCGCAAGATGCGACTTGCCCGCACCGGGGCCGCCGACCAGCCCGATCAGCAGCCGCTCGCCCGGAAGCTGGCGGATATGCGAGGCCAGATCGGCGCGCGGCACCTGCAGCTCGCTCTCCATGAAGGCACCGTGATCGCCCATCGGGCCGTCGCTATCGCCGAGCCAATCCGGCATCACGACATCGCCTTGATGAACCGTCCCAGAGCTGCGGCCGGGTCGTCCTCGCGCCAGACCTCGTCGCCGAAGGCGAACCAGTCGGTGACGGGGGCGAATTTCGTGACCAATTCCTCGGTGAGCGCACCTTCGGCCACCACCGGCACTTCGATCACTTCGGACCACCAGGCGAACAGCTCGTGCTCGGCCGGTTCGGCC contains:
- a CDS encoding cytochrome P450, whose amino-acid sequence is MNQPSRLPPKPTPRPDRVSLWRYFRLFKSDILSAQPARLYRAWMAEFRTPFFRSYMCNDPDLVDLVLNKRPMDFPKSDRVREGLKPLLRESVFTTNGAQWQRQRRIIDPAFEGGKLRETFPAMWAAGEACVERMKVKTDAEPIDIETETSHVAADIIFRTLFSIPIEDATASAVFAAFKRHQRASPVVNLGALLPLPRWFPRFHSRETKRTAAHIRALIERLTTERAARIAAGTAPDDLATKIMTTADPETGETFDTAEMVDQVAIFFLAGHETSASALAWALYLLATHPEWQVRLAEEAESALEESQDFSVLSKLKLNRATFREAMRLYPPVPMFVRETTCPETFRKRAVKPGSQVVISPWHLHRHERLWDNPDGFDPSRWETENGKACQRRAYIPFSSGARVCPGAGFAMAEGPLVLAMLLRAFRFEAVERREPVPVAHLTVRGKDGIYLRICKR
- a CDS encoding AAA family ATPase, yielding MPDWLGDSDGPMGDHGAFMESELQVPRADLASHIRQLPGERLLIGLVGGPGAGKSHLAHELAEALGEQSAIVAMDGFHRDNDWLDARGLRNVKGAPETFDTEGFSQLLARLKSSRQDEPVPTFDRDLDATVPGGASVPGSAKYLIVEGNYLLLTRPGWSDLYPLFDLTIRIDLPEEVLRERLTQRWRDQGCDLAETRRRVEENDLPNGRTITRESRAADLVVRD